TCTTGCTTGTGACCATTGGGATATATTATATCATTGGAAATGGTGGGAACTTTTGCTGATCCAGTCTGCTTTTCCTCCCTTACTTTGTTGAATATGTGCGTGTAACCATCAGCAGAGGAAGGATTATTTTCATCCCAGTCACCAAACTTGGGCACAGTTGACCCTTTTTCAGGCTGTCAATTCAGAAaacaatatcatattttttttatgtgaaTACATCAGAAAGTTATGCTATTTTGAAACTAAcgattggaaggagaaataagtTTACTGTTTCATCGCCTCGACCACCAGCCTTTAATCTCGATCTTCCTGCAGAGTTGGAAGAATGCCCATGGCCACCTTCTGATGAACCCTTTCTTTCCCAAGTAGGAGAAGATACTCCACCTCTATTTGTAGCTTTCACCTGATAATGGGGGTGAAGGGGAGAATGTTCGACACTGTGGCTGTGATCTGATCCAGCACTTGTTCTGCCTGCCCTCCTTTGTGGATCACCCGAATTCGGTCGATCCCCATAACGGTGATATGGTGAGCCTGTGGTGGGTTTCTGAGGTACAACATCATGATGTAAAGGAGAGTCAGTATGTCGACGACGATCATCTTCTCTGCTCTTGCGTTGCTCATCCTTGGGCTTAGGAGCCTCAGAATCAGACCCAGTACCAAATGGTGGGGCCTGAACCGGAGGAATCTCTTCAGAAAATGCTTCTGGGTTTTCTTGAGGATCGTTCGGATTGATTAATGTCCCTCCAGCTTTGCTCTTGCGTGCATTGTCAAAATGTTTAGTGTAAGGGGCATTTCCATCATTTTCCCAATTGCCAAATTTTGGAACATGGGCACCTTGCTGCATTCAAATCAAACAGCAGCTTGTTATGCCCACTGAGAAATCAAACATAATggacaccttcttgttcttctgaaGAGAAAACTTTGGCATCAAGACATGggttaaaattttcatccttaaatggccattgggttccatattgcAATTTGTACCACTCACACAGAAACAAAAGATAACAAAGAGAATAGACAATCTAAGGCAGAACAGAAAGCAGAGTTGAGAACTTGAAATATATTCAGATTGACAATTTACTGATGCATAAAATGCTGTGATTTCTTTGGGATTATCAAGTGCCTAGGTAGTAAAGTATACATCATCCATCTAtatcatccacaaaaagagaaTCCTTAATGACATAAATAGCTTCTTATTTCTCTCGGTGAATTTTTATCAATTAACCTTTAAAGTAGGCCAAATATAAAAGAAAGGCACTTTCTGATTTTACCTTTAAAGTAGACAAAATAATTTAGGTTTCTTCAACCGAGAAAACATCTCTAAAAATTCCTTTATCTTTGACCTCATTTTACTTTAATGATAATACACATTCTAATTTCTCATATGTCTAGTTTCCTCCATAGGCGGCTAGTTTTCACCACCCATTCTTTCCCCAGACATCAAAAAAGGGATGGCAATCTGACTGGTACACTAGACCTTTGAGAAGATGGGCTTGAGAATGTTCTAACTGTTGGAGAAATAAGGGCCTCAAATAATATGGATGAAAGTTGCCAAAGCAAATGGCAAGGACTAAATTAATTGGAAATTTTAGATATTAATATCATATACTGGCACCGATTTATCTTGACTATTAGTTGAAGGACTTCTAGACATTCAGTGGTATTATTTTGGATGTTTCACACATCCTGGTAGATACCTTGCACAATGCTTCTTACAGGCTTCACTTGTTCGGCTCTGTGCTTACACTATCTATGTTAAAAATTTCCAATTTATACTTCTGAATGTGAGTGTGAGTCTGAGATAGGGAATTGCATGTCCTTGATTTCCCTAAATTTAAACAGCTTGACTTGAAGAACGCCTGCTCAAAATGCCAGGAATATTTCTTCCGTCACAAATTTGGATCCTAGGCAAAGAAACTTCTTAAGTTTATCCAATTGTAAAATATTGTTTCCTTTTCATTCCTAAAATTTCTAACcattatctaatctaaattctcATCTCAATTTTTAAGGTCTTAATTGGCTAAGGAACTGGAATGACCCTTGACTGTGGTACATCAATTAGGGAATAGATGTCACAATTTCTCATCTTCAAAACCAGTATTCTCATACTGCAAGAGGGCAATTGCTGAACTAAATGGAAGTGTTATATAATGGAGGCCCTATAGATCAATTAGAATTTTGCTGGGAATAATTAAACCAACTAGGGGAGACAAAAGTAATGCAGATTTCAGTTTTAGAAAGTTAATGAAAGTGAATTAACCATTCTAAGGGTTGATATGAAGGGGCATAACTATTCAGGAAAAGCTCAAAGACTCTTATAGTTTGAGTAAAACAAGCAGTCAAGCACCGATGTCTCCCCACATCCTCCCAATGAAAAAGGGATAAAAGGAATAATAATGAAGTTGCCACACTTCAAACAGCGGCAGGCCATATTTTTTCTCTACTTTATAAAGTCATTTATTTCTGACGGTTTTACTGTCTGGGCAATCGACCGTGCCTCATAACTTCTCCAAACATCATGAATGCTCTCATGGCTACTATATTAAGCAAACTTTCAATAGTCCCTTCTTTATACATATTCTATGCAACCAACCTAAACACTACCTCTACCCATCATTGCTTTGTAAACCCATTCAAAATTCTGAACTCCCCACACTACCTTCTTAACGAAGGTACTCCCAGCCTCCCAGAAAGACTTGGTCTCCTGTAAACAAGTTCATTATGTTTTAAACTAGCATCGTGCACATGCAATGCATGTGACTTGGAAAGAGTCCGAAACGATGAAGTAAAACAAAGCACAGGTGATGGACCTATGTATTGGGAAAAATAAATATCGTGGATTCAAAACTAGAATGAAGTTGAAATGGGACAGTTCCCACTATAACAATATGATAGACAACCATATTCAATCAAATAACAACCGATTTTTCAATCATGAAATCTCAATTTGTGCAAGCATattgttggtacagaattctgccgacaccgaagaagctggagtcgaggggatcgcggccgccgctggaacctgcaaggaaagtctaaaccgaagttgggggtgctccggcaagaccctccgacgctcaagtcagtactctgccttaacagaaatggagcactcgaatgggattttaacagagttttgagatagagtttagagcttagagaagaacgtatctggggatcccttttatagacggaagaacgtaactgattgacagcgacgtccgtaactgcttggtagtgggccgttcggggccacgcgggatttgttacggagagtagtggcgtcagtggaccgttcaaggccacgtggagtttgttatgaagagtggagtggtatctgttgtcgcgacttgtccgagagtggtggagccacaaggaatctgttacagagaatggagtggtgtccgttgtcgcgacttgccggagagttcgggccggacggctgaagctcggctgggacgtctgatggagtggactggctctctgtctcagcaatttaagagaggctcggatgttttcgaggttgctgacgagtccactgttgtcgggtgccttggatgctgatgctgcaggcggaaatcatctgctgtagaagctcggacggagattttCCGTCGGAGAGatccggtttcatgaggaatccggtagagggttgaccgacagtggagttcggatggcgttgtggaggttcgtccgctggaggagtcttgaagacactgtggaaggtcgaacgttggaggagtccaggattcaattttgttgtagaagttcggacggagtccaacttttgtaggagtctggatgaagtccgcttattgtagaagctcggacgaagaccagttgtcgtggaagcttggatggagacttcttattgtagaagctcggacaaagaCCGGCTgccgtggaagctcagatggaaacttcttattgtagaagtcccgctgctggagaagctcgatcattgatgaagtccgaaagaagttcggagtagagatccggctggtggagcctgtccgttgtagaaattcgtctggaatccatccactatagaagttcgaacggagtccggctcttgtaggagctcggatgaagtccgcttgcaatagaagttcagagtagagtcgATCAtgactggaagaagtctggaagagattcgaagaatagtcgatcactgtagaaaatcgactgatagtgaagctcagagagcgtttggagcagtccggtagatgaatggaggagctcattattggagaagtccagatggtattatggaagctcggacagtcgggggagttcagaaagacgccgcacaagatcggaagccgaaagagccccgggagggtcggccttttacgaacttcggtcgggggtattttatacccaacactagtccccctacttccaagttcgggtttcgaatgaaggaagtacaaagaaattttcacgatcgaagttgcctccctcgatttccgtactcggttgtttccagatattttgacgtttggcgcgctggtgctagagccttttcaaatcgaagcgacccgaaaagattttttcaaaattttcactggagcgttgctctaggtacggcacaataatgattctgtcagttgtcagccgccttcagccgcctGTCATGATGAGTGGGATATGcgacggttgtagatcggccagaggagatctgcaatcattattgcgccggaccCCGTCGcatatttaaacccgctcccctccttcaagggtttcactttgcctgaggttTTCTTCAGTCCTTCCTTCTCGAGAGTTTCGTTCTTCTCCAGCGTGTCCTTCTCAATTTTAGGCGCTCTTCGGATCGATCCCCATCACTCTTGCTGCCTTTCTGCATCTTTCGGACCAGTTTAGGTTAGTTTTGGTACCcctcttttttttgttcttcttccgttTTTTATCCTTCGCATTCCGCCCGTTCGGTTTTCCGCGAGCaccctgtttcttatttttttcgatttttttgagattttttgggttttttcttgattcaaaatatcctccaacacttcctcctctagcaattctaggagttcgtccgttccagctccccaaaatcttagttctgtagatgaatctcgtccgatctttgtaccagacaccatctccagttctctgactccggaggaactctcactgattaagattcagtacggagtttctccggagtacgagctggagctttccaGGCCGACTGGCCGGACTAGCGCCCCTTCCCCcgactgcttctgtttataccaaga
The DNA window shown above is from Elaeis guineensis isolate ETL-2024a chromosome 8, EG11, whole genome shotgun sequence and carries:
- the LOC105049662 gene encoding RPM1-interacting protein 4; protein product: MAQGAHVPKFGNWENDGNAPYTKHFDNARKSKAGGTLINPNDPQENPEAFSEEIPPVQAPPFGTGSDSEAPKPKDEQRKSREDDRRRHTDSPLHHDVVPQKPTTGSPYHRYGDRPNSGDPQRRAGRTSAGSDHSHSVEHSPLHPHYQVKATNRGGVSSPTWERKGSSEGGHGHSSNSAGRSRLKAGGRGDETPEKGSTVPKFGDWDENNPSSADGYTHIFNKVREEKQTGSAKVPTISNDIIYPNGHKQDSSYESSSCSCFGWCKK